The stretch of DNA CCTGGGCGGTTGCTAAGCTCGGAGGCAGAGCGGAAGGCAACACATACGTTACGAACCCTACGAGCACCAATGCTGGAACTGCTTCCCACCAGCTGATTCAGGTGCAATCCTATTTTCTTGTAGTCCGAGAATTCTCTATCCACCCTGCAAGTTAcgttcatttatttatttacaatcatATCATTCATGTACATATTAATTTTCGAACAAATTAAGATGGACGGAAACACAAtacatatataagtaaaaataagaaaatgaaactcaCAGCAATAATCTGAGGTTGCGGAGTAGCTTCTCGGATTCATCAAAGTAGATATTAATGACATCATACACAAAGTTTGGTGAAGTCTCATCTTGAAGCTGCTGAAGTTGCAAGAAATGCTCGTCAAGCACTCCCTGGTGGAATAGGGAGGCTAGGAGCCGGTTGATGTCGGCTTGAAGCCGGTCCACACCCAACCCCAACATCCACAATGGCACACCCGTCTTTCCTCTCTTCaatctttcctctttctttcttttgctttttttttttaactattgaaCCAGTCTTCCCTCAACTCCTATACCTCGCTTTTGGGTTCGTTGAGAGGTATTTATAGATTATATGCATGACTGAGGTGATGTGACCCACTTCTTCTATTCAAATTTCAAAGAGTCAGGTTTACCTTTTTCCCCCACtt from Camelina sativa cultivar DH55 chromosome 9, Cs, whole genome shotgun sequence encodes:
- the LOC104714371 gene encoding pseudo histidine-containing phosphotransfer protein 6-like, yielding MLGLGVDRLQADINRLLASLFHQGVLDEHFLQLQQLQDETSPNFVYDVINIYFDESEKLLRNLRLLLVDREFSDYKKIGLHLNQLVGSSSSIGARRVRNVCVAFRSASELSNRPGCMRGLEVVEHEYHYLKNMMHELFQLEQQRLLAAGVRYPV